A stretch of the Arachis stenosperma cultivar V10309 chromosome 6, arast.V10309.gnm1.PFL2, whole genome shotgun sequence genome encodes the following:
- the LOC130932819 gene encoding CDPK-related kinase 5-like, producing the protein MGVCTSKPHKPNPYASREPEAEPYDPSQQIPKTPLTPSGDRKDDVIAGKQSPFFPFYSPSPARFLKKSPATGGGNKSASSTPRRFFRRPFPPPSPAKHIRAVLARRQGKKAATAIPEEGEEDGGGGAADLDKRFGFSKEFTSRLEVGEEVGRGHFGYTCSARYKKGELKGQQVAVKVIPKAKMTTAIAIEDVRREVKILRALNGHKNLVQYYDAFEDQDNVYIVMELCEGGELLDRILSKGGKYSEDDAKAVMVQILNVVAFCHLQGVVHRDLKPENFLYTSKDESSESELKAIDFGLSDFVRPDERLNDIVGSAYYVAPEVLHRSYSTEADVWSIGVIAYILLCGSRPFWARTESGIFRAVLKADPSFDEAPWPSLSTEAKDFVKRLLNKDPRKRISASQALSHPWIRNYNNVKVPLDLLIFKLMKIYMRSSSLRKAALRALSKTLTADELYYLREQFALLEPSKNGSISLENISKALMNHATDAMKESRIPDFLASLNPLQYRRMDFEEFCAAALSVHQLEALDRWEQHARCAYELFEKDGNRAIVIEELASELGLGPSIPVHVVLHDWIRHTDGKLSFLGFVKLLHGVSSRSLAKVQ; encoded by the exons ATGGGGGTTTGCACTTCAAAGCCTCACAAACCCAACCCTTACGCTTCTCGGGAACCTGAAGCTGAACCTTACGATCCCTCACAGCAAATCCCCAAAACCCCTCTCACTCCCTCCGGTGACCGGAAAGATGACGTCATCGCCGGTAAACAGTCGCCGTTCTTCCCCTTCTACAGCCCAAGCCCTGCACGCTTCCTCAAGAAGTCTCCGGCGACCGGAGGAGGTAACAAGAGTGCCAGCTCGACGCCGAGGAGGTTTTTCAGGCGACCGTTCCCGCCTCCGTCGCCGGCGAAGCACATAAGGGCTGTGTTGGCTAGACGGCAGGGAAAGAAAGCGGCAACGGCAATACCGGAGGAAGGAGAGGAGGACGGCGGAGGAGGTGCCGCCGATTTGGATAAGAGATTCGGATTCTCGAAGGAGTTCACTAGTAGGCTTGAGGTTGGGGAAGAAGTGGGTCGAGGGCATTTTGGGTATACTTGTTCTGCTAGGTACAAGAAGGGTGAGCTTAAGGGTCAGCAAGTTGCTGTTAAAGTCATCCCAAAAGCTAAG ATGACAACAGCAATTGCAATTGAAGATGTGAGAAGGGAGGTTAAAATATTGCGAGCTTTGAACGGACACAAGAATCTGGTACAATACTATGATgcatttgaagatcaagataaTGTCTACATTGTGATGGA GTTATGCGAAGGTGGCGAGCTTTTGGATAGGATACTATCAAA aggAGGGAAATACTCAGAAGATGATGCGAAGGCTGTGATGGTACAAATACTAAATGTTGTCGCATTTTGTCATCTTCAGGGTGTGGTGCATCGAGATCTTAAGCCAGAG AATTTTCTGTATACGTCGAAGGATGAAAGTTCAGAGTCAGAATTAAAAGCAATTGACTTTGGGTTATCTGACTTTGTCCGACCAG ATGAAAGGCTTAATGACATTGTTGGAAGTGCATACTATGTGGCCCCAGAAGTTCTCCATAGATCGTACAGCACTGAGGCTGATGTTTGGAGCATAGGCGTGATCGCATATATTCTTTTGTGTGGTAGTCGCCCATTTTGGGCCCGAACGGAGTCTGGTATCTTTAGGGCAGTTTTGAAAGCTGATCCCAGCTTCGATGAGGCTCCTTGGCCTTCTTTATCTACAGAAGCAAAAGATTTTGTCAAACGCCTACTGAATAAGGATCCACGGAAACGAATATCTGCTTCTCAAGCTCTAA GTCACCCTTGGATAAGGAATTACAATAATGTAAAAGTCCCACTTGATCTTTTAATATTTAAGCTCATGAAAATCTATATGCGATCATCATCCTTGCGTAAGGCTGCTTTAAGG GCCTTGTCCAAGACATTAACTGCTGATGAACTCTATTATCTAAGGGAGCAATTTGCATTGTTAGAACCAAGCAAAAATGGGAGCATATCCTTAGAAAACATTAGCAAG GCCTTGATGAATCATGCAACGGATGCCATGAAAGAGTCTCGCATCCCTGACTTTCTTGCCTCG CTAAATCCATTACAATATAGAAGAATGGATTTTGAAGAATTCTGTGCTGCTGCATTAAGCGTACATCAGCTCGAAGCTCTTGATCGCTGGGAACAACATGCCCGATGTGCTTACGAGCTCTTTGAGAAAGATGGAAACAGGGCTATCGTCATTGAAGAACTTGCATCG GAACTTGGGCTCGGTCCTTCTATCCCTGTTCATGTGGTTCTTCATGACTGGATACGGCACACCGATGGAAAGCTAAGCTTTCTTGGGTTTGTCAAATTATTGCATGGTGTGTCTAGTAGAAGTCTTGCAAAGGTTCAGTAA
- the LOC130932821 gene encoding uncharacterized protein LOC130932821, translated as MDQSFLVMLSNLLHLHNSLDPTTSLLSDTLSSATTAAAASSSSPSSPTSLLYSSSIAPLLFFTIASVLSYVASTRPSSSAATTTSSPSPPSSTTSTSSPNHPNYSVSAFRALSTEHIWSLEAPLRDAQWRSLYGLSYPVFTTVVDKLKPHIALSNLSLPSDYAVAMVLSRLSHGLTAKTVASRYSLDPFLVSKITNMVTRLLATRLYPEFIKIPVGRRRLLETTQAFEELTSLPNMCGAIDATPVKLRHNRRRANRVPQSYRCRHGFNSVLLQVVADHKRIFWDVCVKAPGGTDDATHFRDSLLYSRLTSGDIVWDKVINVRGHHVRPYFVGDWCFPLLPFLLTPFSPNGMGTAAQNLFDGMLMKGRSAVGEAIGLLKGRWRILQDLNVGVYHAPQTIVACCVLHNLCQIAREPEPELWKEPDENGPQPRVMDSEKSLYFFGESLRQALADDLHQKLSSR; from the coding sequence atGGATCAATCGTTCCTGGTGATGCTATCGAACCTCCTCCACCTCCACAACTCCCTGGACCCCACAACCTCCCTCCTCTCCGACACACTCTCCTCCGCCACAACAGCCGCTGCCGCCTCCTCCTCCTCTCCTTCATCCCCAACCTCCCTCCTCTACTCCTCCTCCATCGCCCCCCTCCTCTTCTTCACCATCGCCTCCGTCCTCTCCTACGTCGCCTCCACCCGCCCCTCCTCCTCTGCCGCCACCACCACGTCCTCCCCCTCTCCCCCCTCCTCCACCACCTCCACCTCCTCCCCGAACCACCCCAACTACTCCGTCTCCGCCTTCCGCGCCCTCTCAACAGAACACATCTGGTCCCTTGAGGCCCCACTCCGCGACGCACAGTGGCGATCCCTGTACGGACTCTCCTACCCTGTCTTCACAACCGTCGTTGATAAGCTCAAACCTCACATCGCACTCTCCAACCTCTCTCTCCCTTCAGATTACGCCGTCGCCATGGTTCTCTCCAGACTCTCCCACGGCCTAACCGCCAAAACCGTCGCCTCTCGCTACTCCCTCGACCCTTTCCTCGTTTCCAAGATCACCAACATGGTCACGCGCCTCCTTGCCACAAGGCTCTACCCTGAATTCATCAAGATCCCTGTCGGCCGCCGCCGCCTCCTCGAAACCACCCAGGCCTTCGAGGAGCTCACGTCGCTGCCCAATATGTGCGGCGCAATAGATGCTACTCCGGTCAAGCTTCGCCACAATCGTCGCCGCGCCAATAGGGTTCCTCAGTCCTACCGCTGCCGCCATGGATTTAACTCCGTGCTTCTACAGGTTGTTGCAGATCACAAGAGGATATTTTGGGACGTTTGTGTTAAGGCACCGGGTGGCACTGACGACGCCACTCACTTTAGGGATAGTTTGCTTTACAGTAGGCTTACCTCCGGTGACATTGTTTGGGACAAGGTGATCAATGTGAGGGGTCACCATGTGAGGCCTTACTTTGTTGGGGACTGGTGTTTCCCTTTGTTGCCGTTTCTTTTGACGCCGTTTTCGCCGAATGGAATGGGGACGGCTGCGCAGAACCTGTTCGATGGAATGCTTATGAAGGGGAGGTCTGCAGTGGGAGAGGCAATTGGGCTGCTGAAAGGGAGGTGGAGGATCTTGCAGGATTTGAATGTCGGGGTTTATCATGCTCCGCAGACTATCGTGGCCTGCTGCGTGCTGCATAACCTGTGCCAGATTGCGAGGGAGCCGGAACCAGAACTGTGGAAGGAGCCGGATGAGAATGGACCGCAGCCAAGGGTGATGGACAGTGAGAAGTCCTTGTACTTCTTTGGGGAGAGCTTGAGGCAAGCTCTTGCTGATGATTTGCACCAAAAGCTTTCATCAAGATAA